TGAATGCGCTCCCGTTATCAAAGCAGGCGGCTTAGGCGATGTCGTCTACGGGCTGAGTCGGGAATTAGAGATTCGGGGAAACAGTGTCGAGCTGATCCTGCCCAAATATGATTGTATGCGCTACGACCACATATGGGGATTGCACGATGCCTACCGCGACTTATGGGTTCCTTGGTACGACGGTAGAGTTCACTGTTCTGTCTACTGTGGTTGGGTACACGGGCGAGTTTGTTTCTTTATCGAACCGCATTCTCAAGATGACTTCTTCAATCGCGGCTGCTATTACGGTTGTAATGATGACAATATGCGATTTGCTTTTTTCAGCAAAGCCGCTTTAGAGTTTCTGCACCAGAGTAATAAGCGCCCCGATGTGATTCATTGTCACGACTGGCAAACAGGGCTAGTACCTGTGATGCTGTATGAAATCTACAAATATCATGGCATGGGGAACCAACGAGTTTGTTACACGATCCACAACTTCAAACACCAAGGGATTGCTGGAAACGAAGTCTTACAAGCAACAGGACTGAATCAGGCAGAGTATTACTTCCAATACGACAAGCTACAAGATAATTTCAATCCCTTTGCCATCAACCTGATGAAAGGGGGGATTGTCTACTCTAACGCCGTCACGACTGTATCACCTAACCATGCTTGGGAAGCTCATTATACAGAAGTTGGCAGTGGTCTAGGTCATACCCTACACCAGCATCAAGATAAATTTAGCGGCATTCTCAACGGTATTGATTACGATTTCTGGAATCCAGAAGTAGACCGATACATACCTTTTAACTACAGCTCAGACGATTTTGAGCAAAAAGTCTATAACAAAAAAGCTTTGCGAGAACGGCTTTTACTGCGCGACGAACCAAAAAAACCAGTTATCGCCTACATCGGTCGATTAGATAATCAAAAAGGGGTTCACCTCGTCCATCACGCGATCTATTATGCTCTCCAGAGAGAAGCGCAGTTCGTCTTACTAGGTTCGGCGACAGAACCAGGAATCAACGCTCATTTCAAACATGAGAAAAACTTTTTAAACGATAACCCCGACTGCCATTTAGAACTCGGTTTTAACGAAGAATTATCTCACCTCATCTATGCTGGCGCTGATATGATTCTCGTCCCCAGTAATTACGAACCTTGCGGATTGACACAGACAATCGGGATGAAATACGGTACTGTACCGATCGTGCGCGGAGTTGGCGGGCTGGTCAATACGGTGTTCGATCGCGACTACGATCCCAACAAATCTCCAGAAGAACGTAACGGTTACGTCTTCTATCAGACCGATTACGGTGCTTTAGAATCGGCAATGGATCGGGCGATTGGTTTGTGGTACAACCATCCTCAAGAGTTTCGCCAGCTTGCCCTACAAGGCATGGCATACGACTACTCTTGGAACCATCCAGGCACGGAATATCTGAAAATTTACGATCGCATTCGGCATCAATAATTGCTTACCCAGTCAATCCTTTGAGGGCGGGTTTTTCAATCTCTTCGTAATTGACAGAGATCTTTGAAAAACCCGCCCCTACAGTAATACGACCAATTACCCATTACCCATTACCCATTACCCATTACTTGCTATAAGTCACGACGCGATCGATCCGAGGTCTGCCGAATCTCTCCCAAGCATTGCCCCCACGTAGAAATAATTCCATCCAACGAATCTGCTTTCCATTCGGATCTTGCCAGCCAGAACTCCCTGGTGCGAATGCCAGCGTCCCTTCGGGAACGCGGAAACTACCATCCGAATACACCGCATCGCTGACCGTATCCCCTACTCGAATCGTTACCTTAGTTTCTGGTTCTAAGTTGACGCGATCGGCGGAAATGGTAGTTTTAATGTTACCGTAGCCATCGATCCACGCCACGCGATCGCTTGGTGGATCGGGAATCTGCTGCGGATCTAACTCGTCGCCTAACAAACTTAAGTCGTCAGAGGCGATCGCTGCTGCTGCTTGAGGAAATACGTCTCGCGATCGAAATTGCGAACCGCCGCGAGAAACCTTGACAATTTTGATTGTCTGTGCTGCCGACTTAATGAAAGACAGAGTATAACCTGCATTAACTCCCACAACTTTGACGTTGTTGGGTAACAGTACGTATGTCAGTCCCTCCCCTTCATTGTCTTTCCTGGGTTGTGCGTCGTCCTGGCGCGGCGCACAATTATGATAAATTAGCCTTTCTGCTGTACCGGGATTTAGTCCGAGTTGAGCCACCCAAAAGCCAGTGGCTAGCGTGCTGAATGGTGGTACGGAAACCCAATGAATTTGCGCTGTTGGTAACGACATCAATAGCCGTTGGGTAACTTCAGCAAAAGCTGGGTCGCCATTTCCATAATCTGCAATCAGGTTAATTTGCATAAGTTATTAGCATATGTAATTGGTCACAGCCTGTAAGATTCGTTCCGCTGCGTGTCCGTCTCCAAAAGGATTAATAGCTGTTGCCATTTTTTCGTATGCAGTTGGGTTACTTAACAACTCAGCCGCCGCCATGACGATTTCTGCCGTTTGAGTTCCAATCAATTTTGCCGTTCCAGCCGTCACTGCTTCAGGTCTTTCTGTCGTTTTACGCAAGACCAAAACTGGTTTACCCAAACTCGGTGCTTCTTCTTGCAAACCACCAGAATCGGTTAACAGCAAGTGCGATCGCTGGATCGCCCCTACTAATTCTCCATAATCTAGCGGATCTGTCAAGAAGACTCTCGGATGCTGACCTAAAATCTCTTGTAGCGGTTCGCGCACGATCGGATTGCGATGCAATGGCAACAATAAAGCTGTATCCTCAAACTTTTCTAGTATCTGCAAAAAACCTTGGGCAATTCCCTGAAGCGGTTCGCCCCAGTTTTCTCGCCGATGCACTGTAGTTAATAAAACTCTATATTTGTCCCACTCTAAACCATCGATCTGACAAGCTGGTTGCTGTTCTGCTACCGATAGCAATGCGTCAATGACCGTATTACCCGTTTGGTGAATTTCTCCTAAAACACCAGAACGTTGCAAATTCTCTACTGCTTGCGGCGTGGGGGCAAAGTGCAAATGTGCCAACTGAGAAATCAATCTGCGATTTGCTTCCTCTGGATATGGATCGTATATATTGTCTGTTCTCAGTCCCGCCTCTACATGTCCTACCGGAATTTTTTGATAGAATGCTGCCAAAGCAGCTGCAAAAGCCGTAGTCGTGTCCCCTTGAACTAAAACTAAGTCCGGCTGCTGCTGTTCAAACAGGGTTTCCAATCCTCGCAGACTGCGACAAGTAATATCGCTCAGAGATTGTTGCGATTGCATAATTTCCAAATCTGCATCTGCCTTAAGGTTGAATAGTTGCATGACTTGAGCAACCATTTCTCGATGCTGTCCGGTTAGAACAACTTGGGTATCAAACTGAGGTGCGCGTTGAAACACCTGAATCACTGGTGCTAGCTTAATTGCTTCTGGGCGAGTGCCTAAGATAATGCAGACTTTTTTCATTGAGCTGGTTTTGCTAGTGGTTCATTGGTCAATGGTAATTGGTCAACGGTCATTTATCGTACAGTAAATATCAATGTCTTACCCTTACTACAAAAACCATGACTCAGCTCGACCGAGCTGCTATGCAAGCTCGAAATAAATTACTCGCTATGTTTCTACTACTCTGCATTTTAGACGTTACATTAGCGATCGCAGTACGGGACAGGTGGGCTATCGGTCGTATCTTACTAACAATTGTCGTGATGTATTTTGTGATGCAGGGGCGAAAATGGGCAAAATGGCTTCTAATTGGTATCTGTAGTTTGTTTGTTGTCAGTCTAATCGCAGTGATTGTGGCACTGAGTTCAAGGCTTTCTACTATTTCGATCGTTGGAAGTTCAATCGCGATCGTTCTCAGCGCTATTATTCCGGTCTATATGGCAAGTAGCAAAGATTTAAATCGTTATTTTGCTTATAAAAGACAAGGTTATTCCCAATAGACTCGATAGTATATCGTTAGCAACTTATCGACAGCTCTACAAAAATGAAAAAACCCAGCTGGTCACTGGGCAGATGCATTATTTGGATGAAATAAACTTAGCTTCCGCTAGAACTTTGGCTCCGTATCGCAGGTCAAAGGACAAGCTGCATAGACGGAAGTATCAATGTCATCTGCCTCGCCATGCAGCCAGCTCAACCATTTAACTTCATGTGGGTGAATTCCTTTCAAAGTCAACATGCTAGCTCCAATCAGCACTGCCAAAACGTTGAAACCAATTACACTTCCTGCTACTAATAAAACCGCACTTACTGGCATCACAGATTGCAGTACCATCGACAACAAGAAGGCTACTGTAGCCATCAAAACGACTAAAGGAAAGCCCACAACGAGCAAACAAACTGCTAATGTGAAACTCCAGATTAAAAAGCTTTTGAGTGTAAATAAAGAAGAAGATGTCCCTAAATTGGAGCTTTGAGTTAAAGCCATAGTTTCTCTCCAAAGTCAATGCAAAAATTCAAATTTGTAAAATTCTGTACGCCGAGTCGGAGCCAGTTAAGCCCTATTGAAAATTAGTATACAGATACCCATAGATAAGATGATCGGATAGTTATTAATCTTTACACTAGATAATTTCTGTTTATAAATCCGAACGGAAAAGCATATGAAAATGCTTTGCAAGTCACAACATCTATCTTGAGATATATAACCTCAAAGTCTTTTAGATACTAGCTTTCACAAAGATCGAGCGATAAATCTTTTGTGAAGCAGAACCACGAGTCAATCCAGAAAACGATCGCACCCTTATTGGCTTAACATTTCGTATAAATACAGTGGTGGTTTCTCATAATTCCTCCCAGACTTATTGACCAAAAAGAAAGCGATCGCCCACCTTAATTCCTCATTTTGATAATCGTTAGATTAAAACTATCCTCAAAGCAAGTTCATGAATTTTTATAACTGAATTTTTATAACTAGTGAATAGTGAGTCACAAGTGGCTAGTAGCCAGTGGCTGAATTCTTCATCTAGTCACTAGTCACCAGTCTCTAGTCACTGAATAACTGATAACTGATTAGGGGAAAACTAAACGTGTAATCACACAGACTTGAGGCATATGACAGAACCCCAACGTCAGCCAAATTATCCACCTCCCGCACCCCGCGTTCCTCCCATACCACCACCACCGCAGCGAATGAATTCCAGTGGAGATACGGGAGTGGTGAGTTCGACGCAGCCAATCCAGCCGATACCCAGCACCCATGTAGCGGTGAATGTGACAGGGGTGAATTCGACGCAGCCAATCCAGCCGATACCCAGCACTCATGTAGCGGTGAATCCGCCGGAAGAACCGTTACCCTTACCATCTACAAGTCCTCGTCTCAACGTACCTAGACCAGCACCACCTAGTGCTGTCCGTCCCAGACAAAGTAAAATTAGTAACGCGCCTACATTAGAACAATTGGTACGAGAAGCATACGATCGCGGTATTTCCGACTTACATTTAGGAGTAGGTGAAGTACCGCGCTTTCGCGATCGCGGTCAAATTATACTTACCGATCATCCCCCGATCGACGAAGAGAT
This window of the Chroococcidiopsis thermalis PCC 7203 genome carries:
- the glgA gene encoding glycogen synthase GlgA produces the protein MYVVQIASECAPVIKAGGLGDVVYGLSRELEIRGNSVELILPKYDCMRYDHIWGLHDAYRDLWVPWYDGRVHCSVYCGWVHGRVCFFIEPHSQDDFFNRGCYYGCNDDNMRFAFFSKAALEFLHQSNKRPDVIHCHDWQTGLVPVMLYEIYKYHGMGNQRVCYTIHNFKHQGIAGNEVLQATGLNQAEYYFQYDKLQDNFNPFAINLMKGGIVYSNAVTTVSPNHAWEAHYTEVGSGLGHTLHQHQDKFSGILNGIDYDFWNPEVDRYIPFNYSSDDFEQKVYNKKALRERLLLRDEPKKPVIAYIGRLDNQKGVHLVHHAIYYALQREAQFVLLGSATEPGINAHFKHEKNFLNDNPDCHLELGFNEELSHLIYAGADMILVPSNYEPCGLTQTIGMKYGTVPIVRGVGGLVNTVFDRDYDPNKSPEERNGYVFYQTDYGALESAMDRAIGLWYNHPQEFRQLALQGMAYDYSWNHPGTEYLKIYDRIRHQ
- a CDS encoding SAM hydrolase/SAM-dependent halogenase family protein; protein product: MQINLIADYGNGDPAFAEVTQRLLMSLPTAQIHWVSVPPFSTLATGFWVAQLGLNPGTAERLIYHNCAPRQDDAQPRKDNEGEGLTYVLLPNNVKVVGVNAGYTLSFIKSAAQTIKIVKVSRGGSQFRSRDVFPQAAAAIASDDLSLLGDELDPQQIPDPPSDRVAWIDGYGNIKTTISADRVNLEPETKVTIRVGDTVSDAVYSDGSFRVPEGTLAFAPGSSGWQDPNGKQIRWMELFLRGGNAWERFGRPRIDRVVTYSK
- the wecB gene encoding non-hydrolyzing UDP-N-acetylglucosamine 2-epimerase; amino-acid sequence: MKKVCIILGTRPEAIKLAPVIQVFQRAPQFDTQVVLTGQHREMVAQVMQLFNLKADADLEIMQSQQSLSDITCRSLRGLETLFEQQQPDLVLVQGDTTTAFAAALAAFYQKIPVGHVEAGLRTDNIYDPYPEEANRRLISQLAHLHFAPTPQAVENLQRSGVLGEIHQTGNTVIDALLSVAEQQPACQIDGLEWDKYRVLLTTVHRRENWGEPLQGIAQGFLQILEKFEDTALLLPLHRNPIVREPLQEILGQHPRVFLTDPLDYGELVGAIQRSHLLLTDSGGLQEEAPSLGKPVLVLRKTTERPEAVTAGTAKLIGTQTAEIVMAAAELLSNPTAYEKMATAINPFGDGHAAERILQAVTNYIC